A window of Desulfobulbaceae bacterium genomic DNA:
AAACCGGCCCCCGCAAGATAAGTGTATCGTTGAGTAAGGGAGGTGTTGGAAAAACAACAACATCTGTTAACCTTGCAACTGGTCTCAGTTTGGCGGGTTACAAAGTTTTGCTGGTTGATACCGATACGCAGGGGCAGGCGAGTTATATGCTGGGCGTTGATCCGAGTGCTGGCTTAACTGAGTTGGTAATGGGCGAGCTGAGTCCGGAAGAGGCGATGGTGCAGGCGCGGGAGAGATTGTGGATTCTTTCCGGTGGTAAGTCTCTTGCCGGAGTAAAGAGGTTGATTGGACGAAAGGATTTTGGCGGAGAATTAACCTTATCAGAAGCGCTTTCAAAAGTTGATAAGCAGTTTGATTATGTAATTGTTGATACCTCGCCGGGGTGGGATCCACTGACGGTTAATATTCTTTTTTATGTCACTGAAATATTAACCCCTGTTTCTCTGGAGGTGATGTCGATTCAGGGAATGGTTGAGTTCTTGAAAAGCATTGCTTCGATCCAGAAATATCGCCCGGAAGTTGCCTTGCGGTATATTCTGCCGACCTTTCTTGACATGCGCGTTAAGAAATCGGTCAGTATTCTTGAGAAGTTAAAGGAGTTGTACGGTAATAATGTCTGCGAACCTATTCGGTATAATGTTCGACTGTCTGAGGCTCCGGCTTACGGACAAACGATTTACGAGTTTGCTCCGGGATCACATGGAGCCAATGATTATCGGGAATTGGTTCGCAAAGTTACCAATAACTATAAGCTCTTTACGTAGATTTCTGGTCGACTCCTAACAGTCCATCCATTAGTTGCAGCAACTCGTTGACCTGTGGTTTGGTTGTATATCCATCTGCTCCGACTTCCTTGCATTTATGGATCATCTGGTCATTGACTAGAGAACTGAAAATTATCACTGGTATTGTCTCAAGTCCCATCTCCCTTTTAATGGAACGGCATAAGGTCAGACCATCCATTTTGGGCATCTCTATATCACTGATGACCAGGTCAACACGAGTATCAGGCGAGTTGTTGCCGGATTTGACAGATTCTTCAAAAAAATTGAAGGCTTCCTGGCCATTTTCAAATGAGTTTATTTTTGTGTAGCCGGATTTATTGAGTAACTTGATTATTGTTGATCGGATAAATGGTGAATCTTCAGCAAAAACAATATTTTTTGTCTCGCGGCTGGTTGTCGAGCCGGTGTTGCTGATTCCCAGGGAATGATAGCCCATTTTTGTGTCGGGAAAAAGTTCAGCCACTACAAACTCAAAATCAATCAGCAATATTTCGCGGTCATCTACTTTTATCGATCCGGTAACGGTAGAAGAGTATTTTCCTAGAAAAGAACTTATTGGAGAGATCTTGTCCCAGCTCACACGAAAGATTCTGTTTACACCATCAGTAAGAAAGCCGTTAATAACGCCATTGAATTCGGTGACCAGTACAATTTTACGAACTTCAGTTGCGGTGCTCGGCCTTTTGTTCAAGGCGGTGGAAAGATCGATGAGCGGTATCGTCCTTTTGTGCCACAATAAGGTGCCCAGAATTGCTTTGTCGTCTGTGGGGATAGCGGTCAGGTTCTCTCTGTCGAAAGGGACTATTTGAGAAACCTTGGCGACATTGATTCCAAAACTTTCATCTTCAAGAAAGAATTCCAGGAGTTCGACCTCATTGGTGCCGCTTTCAAGCAAAATTGTATCTGCCATAGAAGAACCTCAGTATAAACTAATAATAAATTAAATTTATTTACTATAGCATGAATACAATTTTAGAATCAAAAGAAATTCTGAAACTTTTTACGTCAATCGTCACATTTAATAGAAATTAGTACTAAAAATAAGTATCATAAATAGTGAGCTTCTTGCAAAAAGACCGTCATCCCCGAGTGTATTTATCGGGGATCCAGAAAAACACCTGGTTTCCCGCTGACTACATGCGGGAAAGACGACTATAGGGAAATTCATAAAGCAACATTATCTCATTTTTGCAAGAGGCTCTAGTAATTCTCAAATTTGAGTTATGAATTTTCTTGTAGCTCTACACGTCATTGAACCATTTTAGTTACGGGTCCTAATAGTGAAATGCCTCAGATGTAATACCGATAATATCGCCGCATTAGCCCACTGTGAAAAATGTGGTGCGCCTTTACGTCTCCGACGTCAGACGGATATCTTTCAAAAGAGAAAAATTGTTATGGTGCTTTTTGTCCTGATCTGTTGGGTTGGCGGGTTTACTTTCTTCTTCAGGGATATACTGTTCTGGGAAAAAGGCAACACTCAAGAGCTGACTGATGCAGAGCGTCAGGAACTAGAGCGTGACAAAAATGAAAAACGCAGAGATTTAGCTGAGCGCTTAAAGGCTGTGATGTCTAAGGATGACCTTGCTGCCCAGCAGGGTGGAGGCACTACTGCTGAAGCGGGGGCTGCTTCCCAAAGTGAGGTGGTGAATACCCCTACAGAAAAAGAGATCATTGCCGGGTGGACGTCTATATTTGACCCATGGTCTCGGCAGGTAACGCGCTTTCGTTCGGCAGCAACAGCTTCTGGTTGGATTGCTATTCCCAGTCGAGCGGCACTGGCCGGCAATAAATGGGTTTTTCATGCCGATTATGGTCGAGAAACTCAATTTGAAAAAGGCTTGTGGTCGGTAGGCGACGGCGTGGGTTTATGGCTGCAGTCTCCATCTGAAACACAGACGGCGGCTCAGCTTGTTGCCTGGAACCCAAATGCTCCGGTAGACTGGATAAGTATTGAGTCTCAAAGGCAACAGGGCCAAGTGAGCCTTGCATCTGTCAGCCAGCAGCCTCCTTTTATTCTTTGTTCAATGTCCCCTGAAATTGATGAAATAGGTGTTTTGGTGCAGGGCGACAGTATCGTTGGCTGGACCTTTGGTCAGTGGTTGAATAACAGTTATTTATGGGATGGTCAGCCGGGAGCCCAATTAACCCCACAGGTGACTATTCAGTCATTTTACAATGATACATTTCGTGGCGGTCGAGAGGAGAAGTTTGCTAGTGCCTTAGCCCTTGGCGAGACAGGAAACGCGGTAGGGCGCCTGCAGGCCTTTGTTGATGGCTTTCGTATGGAGCCAAAGTTGCGCTTAGTCGACACACCGTACTATCTGCATCCGGATGAGATTGCTAAGCAGGTCCGGATTATCTCTTCTCAGCTGATTCATGGTGGTAAGGGGGCTGTCGTCTCTGCCACGCTTGATTCGGATATTCTACTGACAATTGGTGATATAAGTCTTTTTATGGATATTATTCCAGCGCTTACCGCCTCAAGTGGATATGAAACAGCCATCCGTGAAATTGAAACGACTGGTCGTATGATTGTTGAGCAGATTAATCTTAATGTACCTGCCTTAAACGACTTACATGTTACACTCTACCAGGATTGGCTTCAGTCTCTTGTGACTGTTGGTGCAGTCGGTGATGGAGGGCCGGTTTTCGAAAAGGCCAAAGCCTACTATCCTGATGATCCTTACATTCATCTCTTAGGCGTTGAGTTAGACTTGCTGGTCAATAATTGGCAGAAGGCTGAAGAACGGCTTTATGCCCGAAACTATCCTCCTGCCTATCAAGATCGGTTTCAACTGCTCGCTAAACGTATCTCTGAGTTGAAGGGTGAGGAGGGGAAAATAGTTATTCGTTTTGCGGCGGGATCTACACAAAGCCGACCTCAGCTTATTTGAAGATAACAGCCTGACCACCAGTAACTGCCTGACCATCAGGAAAGGTGAACCGGCCGACAACCCGTTGTCTCAAACCATTGAACCTGTCGAACTCGAGATCATCAAGGTTTCAGGCCGTTCAAACTCCTGGCAGTGCTGCTTTTTTGATGCAGATAAAAACCAATGAGGAATCTATAGCAACCGCCCGCTTGAATGCCGAGAACTTCAGGGCTGGAATACTCAACCGCTGCTGGATCTGATCAATAGAGACACTTTGAATCGAACTGACATTATAATAGATGAAGCATTACTTGAGGTTATTGCAAAACACGAAAATCTTTGCGCGTACGCGAAAGTTAACCGTCTGGCTAAAGATTC
This region includes:
- a CDS encoding zinc-ribbon domain-containing protein → MIITCPHCKKQHNIDEKNVPANATKAKCKYCGNQFPLNINPKASTVLAKQAGKVETGPRKISVSLSKGGVGKTTTSVNLATGLSLAGYKVLLVDTDTQGQASYMLGVDPSAGLTELVMGELSPEEAMVQARERLWILSGGKSLAGVKRLIGRKDFGGELTLSEALSKVDKQFDYVIVDTSPGWDPLTVNILFYVTEILTPVSLEVMSIQGMVEFLKSIASIQKYRPEVALRYILPTFLDMRVKKSVSILEKLKELYGNNVCEPIRYNVRLSEAPAYGQTIYEFAPGSHGANDYRELVRKVTNNYKLFT
- a CDS encoding chemotaxis protein CheV, whose product is MADTILLESGTNEVELLEFFLEDESFGINVAKVSQIVPFDRENLTAIPTDDKAILGTLLWHKRTIPLIDLSTALNKRPSTATEVRKIVLVTEFNGVINGFLTDGVNRIFRVSWDKISPISSFLGKYSSTVTGSIKVDDREILLIDFEFVVAELFPDTKMGYHSLGISNTGSTTSRETKNIVFAEDSPFIRSTIIKLLNKSGYTKINSFENGQEAFNFFEESVKSGNNSPDTRVDLVISDIEMPKMDGLTLCRSIKREMGLETIPVIIFSSLVNDQMIHKCKEVGADGYTTKPQVNELLQLMDGLLGVDQKST